In one window of Haloimpatiens sp. FM7315 DNA:
- the der gene encoding ribosome biogenesis GTPase Der, protein MTKSIVAIVGRPNVGKSTLFNKLAGERISIVDDRPGVTRDRIYAQSEWLNHKFTIIDTGGIEPQNEDIIVSQMRRQAQIAMETCDVIMFIVDGKEGLTGADYEVAQLLRKSKKPVVLVVNKIDKLKDEDNKYEFYNLGLGDPNVISAAQGLGLGDMLDEVIKHFDDSEAEEKEDEYIRISFVGKPNVGKSSLINKILGEERNIVSDIPGTTRDSVDSYIETKEGKFILVDTAGLRRKSKVKEEIERYSVIRTLTSVEKADVCILMIDAEEGVSDQDEKIIGYAHEMNKAIMVIVNKWDLIEKDDKTLDKFKRDFGVKLSFMSYAPYLFISAKTGQRVHKVLSMAKDCYVNYCQRISTGILNEVVSRAVLMQEPPIVAGRRLKIYYATQVSVKPPTFVFFINDTSTMHFSYQRYLENKLRESFNFKGTGIKLVFRERKE, encoded by the coding sequence ATGACAAAGTCTATTGTAGCCATAGTTGGAAGACCTAATGTAGGTAAATCAACTTTATTTAATAAGTTAGCAGGAGAGAGGATTTCTATTGTAGATGATAGACCAGGAGTTACTAGGGATAGAATATATGCCCAGTCTGAATGGCTTAATCACAAATTTACAATAATTGATACTGGGGGAATTGAACCTCAAAATGAAGACATAATTGTTTCACAAATGAGAAGGCAAGCTCAAATTGCAATGGAGACTTGTGATGTAATTATGTTTATTGTAGATGGTAAAGAAGGATTAACAGGAGCAGACTATGAAGTTGCTCAATTGCTTAGAAAAAGTAAAAAACCAGTAGTTTTAGTAGTAAATAAGATTGATAAACTAAAAGATGAAGACAATAAGTATGAATTTTATAATTTAGGATTAGGTGACCCTAATGTTATATCAGCTGCTCAAGGTTTAGGACTTGGTGATATGCTAGATGAGGTTATAAAACACTTTGATGATTCAGAAGCAGAAGAGAAAGAAGATGAATACATTAGAATTTCTTTTGTAGGAAAACCTAATGTAGGAAAATCCTCTTTGATAAACAAGATATTAGGGGAAGAAAGAAATATTGTAAGTGATATACCAGGAACTACAAGAGATTCTGTAGACAGCTATATTGAAACAAAAGAAGGTAAGTTCATATTAGTTGATACAGCAGGACTTAGAAGAAAAAGTAAAGTTAAAGAAGAAATTGAGAGGTATAGCGTTATAAGAACATTGACTTCTGTAGAAAAAGCGGATGTTTGTATACTTATGATAGATGCAGAAGAAGGAGTAAGTGACCAAGACGAAAAAATAATAGGCTATGCTCATGAAATGAACAAGGCTATTATGGTAATAGTTAATAAATGGGATTTAATTGAAAAAGATGATAAAACTCTAGATAAATTCAAGAGAGATTTTGGTGTTAAATTATCATTTATGAGTTATGCTCCATATTTATTTATTTCTGCCAAAACAGGACAGAGAGTCCATAAAGTTTTAAGCATGGCAAAGGATTGCTATGTAAACTACTGTCAAAGAATTTCCACAGGTATATTAAATGAAGTGGTAAGTAGGGCAGTATTGATGCAGGAACCACCTATAGTTGCAGGAAGAAGATTAAAAATTTATTATGCAACTCAGGTTAGTGTAAAACCCCCTACTTTTGTATTCTTTATAAATGATACAAGTACAATGCACTTTTCTTATCAAAGATATTTAGAAAATAAATTAAGAGAAAGCTTTAATTTTAAAGGTACCGGCATAAAATTGGTATTTAGAGAAAGGAAGGAATAA
- a CDS encoding substrate-binding domain-containing protein — MNKIIKNAKTISVYYKIMGAVNYEKICNIINGFCFLFLYGCKKNSDVNNKVTKGNYIVCDRSIYPLVNELVENYNVNTKESVELKLVDSLDNFKSKIKNEEIIISYKNSKITSKNKVELGTDGIAMVVNKNKKISNINTDKLNDIYSGVIRRWTELNGESLNLDIVLYNGIYSFVESYVKDKVDSKIDSNFKNEFVHLNDIEAIKKKVKNNEETLAFIPMMHLGTEEKTLNLNGVMLNKNNIKNGLYEMVVPIYMYYGDELSSSLNEFIIYVKSDNGKNIIKKYCVDKNS, encoded by the coding sequence ATGAATAAAATAATAAAAAATGCAAAAACTATTAGTGTATATTATAAAATTATGGGAGCAGTGAATTATGAAAAAATTTGTAATATTATTAATGGTTTTTGCTTTTTATTTTTATATGGTTGTAAGAAGAATAGCGATGTAAATAATAAAGTCACAAAAGGAAACTATATTGTTTGTGATAGATCAATATATCCACTAGTTAATGAATTAGTAGAAAATTACAATGTTAACACTAAAGAAAGTGTGGAATTAAAATTAGTAGATAGTTTAGATAATTTTAAAAGTAAAATTAAAAATGAAGAGATTATAATTAGTTACAAAAACAGTAAAATTACAAGCAAAAATAAGGTGGAACTTGGTACAGATGGAATAGCCATGGTTGTTAATAAAAACAAAAAAATAAGTAATATAAATACAGATAAATTAAATGATATATACTCAGGAGTTATAAGGAGATGGACTGAATTAAACGGTGAAAGTTTAAATTTAGATATAGTTTTATATAATGGAATATACTCATTTGTAGAAAGTTATGTAAAAGATAAAGTAGATTCTAAAATTGACAGCAATTTTAAAAATGAATTTGTTCATTTAAATGATATAGAAGCCATAAAGAAAAAGGTAAAAAATAATGAAGAAACTTTAGCATTCATCCCTATGATGCATTTGGGCACAGAAGAAAAGACTTTGAATTTAAATGGAGTTATGTTAAATAAAAATAACATAAAAAATGGTTTGTATGAAATGGTAGTGCCAATTTATATGTATTATGGTGATGAGCTAAGTAGTTCCTTAAATGAATTTATAATTTATGTAAAAAGTGATAATGGAAAGAATATAATAAAAAAATATTGTGTAGATAAAAATTCCTAA
- the phoU gene encoding phosphate signaling complex protein PhoU — protein sequence MVREVFENKLKELHAELLRMVSVTEKQISLCMKALVNQDEKLALEVINNDDIVDDMQRNIEDKCIKLIAMQQPLASDLRYIFTTAKIVTDIERIADHAVDISKIAIRLKNEVYIKELIDIPRMCEMVEKMLKNSLDAYIDENVDRAYEVCKMDDKVDAIYKQVFSELLVLMVEDTKTINQSTQFLFICKFLERIADHITNICEWTIYLVTGEQVDLNE from the coding sequence TTGGTAAGGGAAGTATTTGAAAACAAACTTAAAGAGCTTCATGCAGAACTATTAAGAATGGTGAGTGTAACTGAAAAGCAAATATCTTTATGTATGAAAGCACTTGTTAATCAAGATGAAAAATTAGCTCTTGAGGTAATAAATAATGATGACATAGTAGATGATATGCAAAGAAATATTGAAGATAAGTGTATTAAGCTTATAGCCATGCAGCAGCCCTTGGCTTCGGATTTAAGATATATTTTTACTACAGCAAAGATTGTAACAGATATTGAAAGAATAGCAGATCATGCTGTAGATATATCTAAAATTGCTATAAGGTTAAAAAATGAAGTTTATATAAAAGAATTAATTGATATACCAAGAATGTGCGAAATGGTTGAGAAAATGTTAAAAAATTCTTTAGATGCATATATAGATGAGAATGTTGATAGGGCTTATGAAGTTTGTAAAATGGATGATAAAGTTGATGCTATTTATAAACAAGTATTTAGTGAACTTTTAGTATTAATGGTTGAAGATACAAAAACAATTAATCAATCCACACAGTTTTTGTTTATATGTAAATTTTTAGAGAGAATAGCAGATCATATTACAAATATATGTGAATGGACTATATATTTGGTTACTGGTGAACAAGTTGATTTAAATGAATAA
- the pstA gene encoding phosphate ABC transporter permease PstA, whose translation MDSKVKDKIWTRTLYAISISVVLLLVLMVGYIFYQGRGFLNPSFLFGEPKIVEVGSGIGPQLFNSFYMLVVSLLITVPIGVGAGVYLAEYAKEGVFLNIIRLSIEAISSLPSIVVGLFGLLVFVNLTKWGFTLFSGALAVAILNLPTITRVSENAISSVSKTIKEGSIALGATKFQTIWRVVLPAALSQIITGIILISGRIFGEAAALLYTSGMSAPTLDFSAKSIFSSNSPFNIFRPAETLSVHIWKLNSEGMVPDATSIANKSSAVLIIMVLIFNILARILGKKIQEKYTGTK comes from the coding sequence ATTGATTCTAAAGTAAAAGACAAAATCTGGACCAGAACATTATATGCAATATCAATATCTGTAGTGCTTTTACTTGTACTTATGGTAGGATATATATTCTATCAGGGTAGGGGTTTCTTGAATCCAAGTTTCCTGTTTGGAGAACCTAAAATAGTTGAAGTTGGTAGTGGTATAGGACCACAACTTTTTAATTCTTTTTATATGCTTGTTGTGTCACTTTTAATTACTGTACCTATTGGAGTGGGGGCAGGAGTATATCTAGCAGAATATGCAAAAGAGGGTGTTTTCTTAAATATAATTAGGTTAAGTATAGAAGCAATATCATCACTGCCTTCTATAGTAGTTGGACTCTTTGGACTTTTAGTCTTTGTAAACTTAACAAAATGGGGATTTACTTTGTTTTCAGGAGCTTTAGCTGTAGCAATATTAAATTTACCTACTATTACAAGGGTTAGTGAAAATGCAATAAGTTCAGTTTCTAAAACCATAAAAGAAGGAAGTATTGCACTTGGAGCAACAAAATTTCAGACAATATGGAGGGTGGTTTTACCTGCAGCTTTGTCTCAGATTATTACAGGTATAATACTAATATCAGGAAGAATTTTTGGAGAAGCAGCTGCACTTTTGTATACTTCAGGTATGAGTGCTCCTACTTTAGATTTTTCTGCTAAGAGTATATTTAGCTCTAATTCCCCTTTTAATATATTTAGGCCTGCAGAAACATTATCTGTACACATATGGAAGCTTAATTCAGAAGGAATGGTGCCAGATGCAACATCAATAGCAAACAAGTCTTCTGCTGTATTAATAATAATGGTGTTAATATTTAATATTTTAGCAAGAATTTTAGGTAAAAAAATTCAAGAAAAGTATACAGGTACTAAATAG
- the pstC gene encoding phosphate ABC transporter permease subunit PstC yields the protein MNKKITWDKIKNEYFGQGFTVISGILIVILTLSIIFFIASKGIRIFTVQKYSISEFLFSTKWLPDAEKHSFGILIFIIGSISVSLGAVLISTPIALALAVFMRYISPKLGKKILQPSMELFVGIPSVVYGWVGVSILVPFIKNNFGGIGFSLLAGILVLSIMILPTITSISYDALSTVPSEYLEASYGLGATRWQTITKVIVPACKTGIMTGIVLGLARAFGEALAVQMVIGNTIKVVNGVLKPTSTLTSILTMDMANTLSGTIWNDALWAMALFLLIISFIFILVIRFIARRGANL from the coding sequence ATGAATAAAAAAATTACTTGGGACAAGATTAAAAATGAATATTTTGGGCAAGGGTTTACTGTAATTAGTGGAATTTTAATAGTTATATTGACATTATCTATTATATTTTTTATTGCTTCAAAAGGAATTAGAATTTTTACTGTGCAGAAGTATTCTATTTCTGAGTTTCTATTTTCAACTAAATGGCTTCCTGATGCGGAAAAGCATAGTTTTGGAATACTAATATTTATAATAGGTTCAATAAGTGTGTCTTTAGGAGCAGTATTAATAAGCACTCCTATTGCTTTAGCCTTAGCTGTTTTTATGAGATATATATCGCCTAAATTAGGCAAAAAAATATTGCAACCTTCTATGGAGTTATTTGTTGGAATTCCTTCAGTTGTGTATGGTTGGGTTGGAGTAAGTATTCTAGTGCCTTTTATAAAAAATAATTTTGGAGGCATAGGCTTTAGTTTGCTTGCTGGAATTTTAGTTTTAAGTATAATGATTTTGCCTACTATAACAAGTATATCTTATGATGCATTAAGTACAGTTCCAAGTGAATATTTAGAAGCCTCATATGGATTAGGTGCTACTAGGTGGCAAACTATAACAAAGGTTATTGTACCTGCTTGTAAAACGGGCATAATGACAGGAATTGTTCTTGGCCTAGCTAGAGCTTTTGGAGAAGCCTTAGCAGTACAGATGGTAATAGGAAATACTATAAAAGTGGTTAATGGGGTACTTAAACCTACCAGTACATTGACAAGTATATTAACAATGGATATGGCTAATACTTTATCTGGAACAATCTGGAATGATGCTCTTTGGGCTATGGCTTTATTTTTATTAATCATATCTTTTATTTTTATTTTAGTAATTAGATTTATAGCTAGAAGAGGTGCGAATTTATGA
- a CDS encoding phosphate ABC transporter substrate-binding protein: protein MKNFKFKMVTVGLIITMVSTLAIGCGKDSAKEESKTGTTEISGTITSLGSTALQPLVEQSASNFTSKYANAKINVQGGGSGAGINQVASGSVDIGNSDVEASDKLEDKNLAKDLVDHKVCAIGFAMVTSNDVKIDSLTKEQIQKIFAGEITNWKEVGGDDKKINIINRGKSSGTRATFVKTVMEGKSEKESLGTIQDSSGSVRTAIKQTEGAISYLALSYITEDVKKDLKVLKLEGIEANKENIVSNKYTFWSYEHMYTKGAPKGVSKAFLEYMVSDENKSLVEKLGYIPVSDMNK, encoded by the coding sequence ATGAAGAATTTCAAATTCAAGATGGTAACCGTGGGTTTAATTATTACGATGGTGAGTACACTTGCTATAGGATGTGGAAAAGACTCAGCGAAAGAAGAAAGTAAGACAGGTACTACAGAGATTTCTGGTACTATAACATCTTTGGGATCTACAGCACTTCAACCTTTGGTAGAACAATCAGCTAGTAATTTTACTTCTAAATATGCAAATGCTAAAATAAATGTTCAAGGTGGAGGAAGTGGAGCTGGAATAAATCAAGTAGCTTCTGGAAGTGTTGATATAGGAAACTCAGATGTTGAGGCAAGTGATAAACTTGAAGATAAAAATTTAGCTAAAGATTTAGTAGATCATAAGGTGTGTGCTATTGGTTTTGCTATGGTTACTAGTAATGATGTAAAAATAGATTCTCTTACAAAAGAACAAATACAAAAGATTTTTGCTGGAGAAATTACTAATTGGAAAGAAGTTGGTGGAGACGATAAGAAAATAAACATAATAAATAGAGGAAAATCATCAGGTACTAGAGCAACTTTTGTTAAGACTGTTATGGAAGGTAAAAGCGAAAAAGAAAGTTTAGGAACAATTCAGGATTCAAGTGGTAGCGTTAGAACAGCTATTAAACAAACAGAAGGAGCTATAAGTTATTTAGCCTTATCTTATATTACTGAAGATGTAAAAAAAGATTTAAAAGTATTAAAATTAGAAGGAATTGAAGCTAATAAAGAAAATATAGTTTCCAATAAATATACATTCTGGTCTTATGAACATATGTATACTAAAGGAGCTCCAAAAGGTGTATCAAAAGCATTTTTAGAATATATGGTAAGTGATGAAAATAAAAGTTTAGTTGAAAAGTTAGGATATATTCCTGTATCAGATATGAATAAATAA
- the pnpS gene encoding two-component system histidine kinase PnpS, producing MIYISFSISITLLVVTVLFIAIVNFQYESNVKKQLRSNNDIIKNYFEGESENSKVTFLTHGFKTSNIRVTYIDKDGNVIYDSYAGKDKLENHNERKEVTSARKKENAYDVRVSATTGRRNIYCATKLNDETIIRSSMSVEVIKQFNREYLKYYFLGVFVVFFISLTICNRLSYIITKPVKDLDFVTSRIAKGELDRRVDISSGDEIGELGKNFNKMADKLEDNINDSFEKQTKLEAIMKSMDSGVIAIDRNFNIIMINPYAESIFNVSSEVIGKGLIEEIRNYDIEKVFKSSTCDDFEIKTVTPHDRILRIKIADIINRSEHIGRVAVLQDITDIRRLENMRSEFVANVSHELKTPLTSIKGFSETLRYVDDDKTREKFLNIINDETDRLTRLISDILTLSDIEQTKNVKKENIDVNMIIDDVESLMKNYAKSKEIEVSILGSEVPCIYGNKDRFKQMMINLVDNAIKYSENGDKVYVGTKKQNGFIKLWVEDTGVGIPKDSIPRLFERFYRVDKARSRRNGGTGLGLAIVKHIVLSFNGTIKVESQLNKGSKFIINIPY from the coding sequence ATGATTTATATTAGTTTTTCAATTTCTATTACTTTGCTTGTAGTTACTGTCCTATTTATAGCTATAGTTAATTTTCAGTATGAAAGTAATGTAAAAAAACAGCTTAGGAGCAATAATGATATAATTAAAAACTATTTTGAAGGAGAAAGTGAGAACAGTAAAGTAACATTTTTAACACATGGATTTAAAACCTCTAATATTAGAGTTACATATATTGATAAAGATGGAAATGTTATTTATGATTCTTATGCAGGTAAGGATAAACTTGAAAATCATAATGAAAGAAAAGAAGTGACAAGCGCTAGAAAAAAAGAGAATGCATACGATGTTAGAGTAAGTGCAACTACAGGAAGAAGAAATATATATTGCGCAACTAAATTAAATGATGAAACAATAATTAGAAGCTCAATGTCAGTGGAGGTTATTAAACAATTTAATAGGGAGTACCTAAAGTATTATTTTCTTGGAGTTTTTGTGGTGTTTTTTATAAGTTTAACAATTTGTAATAGATTATCATATATAATAACTAAGCCTGTTAAGGATTTAGATTTTGTAACTTCAAGAATAGCCAAAGGAGAGTTAGATAGAAGAGTTGATATTTCATCAGGTGATGAAATAGGTGAGCTTGGAAAAAATTTTAATAAAATGGCGGATAAACTTGAAGACAATATAAATGATTCTTTTGAAAAACAAACAAAACTAGAAGCTATTATGAAAAGTATGGATAGCGGGGTAATTGCTATAGATAGAAATTTTAATATTATAATGATTAATCCTTATGCTGAAAGTATTTTTAATGTTTCTAGTGAAGTTATAGGTAAAGGTCTTATTGAGGAAATTAGAAATTATGACATTGAAAAGGTGTTTAAAAGTAGTACATGTGATGATTTTGAGATAAAGACAGTTACTCCTCATGATAGAATTCTAAGAATAAAAATTGCAGATATAATAAATAGAAGCGAACATATTGGTAGAGTTGCTGTCCTTCAAGATATAACAGATATTAGAAGACTTGAAAACATGAGAAGTGAATTTGTAGCTAATGTTTCCCATGAGTTAAAAACGCCTTTAACATCTATAAAAGGTTTTTCAGAGACACTTAGGTATGTAGATGATGATAAAACAAGAGAGAAATTTTTAAATATAATTAACGATGAAACTGATAGACTTACAAGGCTAATAAGTGACATTTTAACTTTATCAGACATTGAACAAACCAAAAATGTAAAAAAAGAAAATATAGATGTGAATATGATAATAGATGATGTTGAGAGCTTAATGAAGAATTATGCAAAGAGTAAAGAAATTGAAGTAAGCATCCTAGGATCAGAAGTTCCCTGTATCTACGGAAATAAAGATAGATTTAAGCAAATGATGATCAATTTAGTGGATAATGCTATTAAGTATTCAGAAAATGGAGATAAAGTTTACGTTGGAACGAAAAAACAAAATGGTTTTATTAAATTGTGGGTAGAGGATACAGGTGTTGGTATACCAAAAGATAGTATCCCTAGGTTGTTTGAAAGATTTTATAGAGTTGATAAGGCAAGATCAAGAAGAAATGGAGGAACCGGTCTTGGACTTGCTATAGTTAAACATATAGTTCTAAGCTTTAATGGAACTATTAAGGTAGAAAGTCAATTAAATAAGGGAAGTAAGTTTATTATAAATATACCCTATTAA
- the pgeF gene encoding peptidoglycan editing factor PgeF, with translation MKVKNIDNYEFIEESLKDIEVVFSCAKGNLNFNKNSSSGLENLDNLKAWFNVEKVIYLNQIHSDEIKVYNKFSHDNFIKMDGDALITKEVNVALGVFTADCVPVFVYDKKNKVVASIHSGWKGTYSLIVFKTIKKMISDYNSNVKDLMVYIGPHIGLCCYEVDRDLSNKFTENKVFGDEVVEGNNLNLTLCIKKQCIKLGVDLENIITEDKCTYCCNEEYFSYRRDKTSNRMFSFIVIRN, from the coding sequence ATGAAAGTAAAAAATATAGATAATTATGAGTTTATAGAAGAATCTCTAAAAGATATTGAGGTTGTATTTTCATGCGCAAAGGGAAATCTTAATTTTAATAAGAATTCTTCCTCAGGATTAGAAAATTTAGATAATCTTAAAGCTTGGTTTAATGTGGAGAAAGTAATATATTTGAATCAAATACATAGTGATGAAATAAAGGTTTATAATAAATTTAGTCATGATAATTTTATTAAAATGGATGGGGACGCATTAATTACTAAAGAAGTAAATGTGGCCCTTGGAGTGTTTACGGCAGATTGTGTGCCTGTTTTTGTATATGATAAAAAAAATAAAGTAGTAGCATCTATTCATAGTGGCTGGAAGGGTACGTATAGTCTTATAGTATTTAAAACAATTAAGAAAATGATAAGTGACTATAATAGTAATGTAAAAGACCTTATGGTTTATATAGGACCGCATATAGGTTTATGCTGTTATGAGGTTGATAGAGACCTTTCAAATAAGTTTACAGAAAATAAAGTCTTTGGAGATGAAGTTGTAGAGGGCAATAATTTAAATTTAACTTTATGTATAAAGAAACAATGTATAAAATTAGGTGTGGATTTAGAAAATATAATTACGGAAGATAAATGTACGTACTGTTGTAATGAAGAATATTTTTCTTATAGAAGAGATAAAACAAGCAATAGAATGTTTTCCTTTATTGTAATTAGAAATTAG
- the nrdR gene encoding transcriptional regulator NrdR codes for MKCPYCGYEESKVVDSRSTEDSTAIRRRRECSKCGKRYTTYEKVEDIPILVVKKDASREYFDRNKIIAGLIKACQKRPISRAQIENIAEDVEKNLSNQMISEIRSDAIGEIIMKKLKNIDEVAYVRFASVYRQFKDINTFMEEIKSLMCNK; via the coding sequence GTGAAATGTCCGTATTGTGGATACGAAGAGAGTAAGGTAGTAGATTCGAGATCTACAGAAGATAGTACAGCCATAAGAAGAAGAAGGGAATGCTCTAAGTGTGGAAAAAGATATACTACTTATGAAAAAGTAGAAGACATTCCTATTTTAGTTGTAAAAAAAGATGCTAGTAGGGAGTATTTTGATAGGAACAAAATTATTGCAGGACTTATTAAAGCCTGTCAAAAAAGGCCTATTTCAAGAGCGCAAATTGAGAATATAGCTGAAGATGTGGAAAAAAATTTAAGTAATCAAATGATAAGCGAAATTAGATCTGATGCTATTGGAGAGATTATTATGAAGAAGCTAAAGAACATAGATGAAGTTGCTTATGTAAGATTTGCTTCTGTTTACAGACAGTTTAAGGATATAAATACTTTTATGGAAGAAATTAAAAGCTTGATGTGTAATAAATAA
- a CDS encoding YlmC/YmxH family sporulation protein: MFSINNIKMMEVIDLNTGTKLGFIKDLKIDCEKYKVESILLPSQSQSWFGKSKDIEIPWESIRKIGVDVILVDIDREVLGEEE, translated from the coding sequence ATGTTTTCTATAAATAATATAAAAATGATGGAAGTCATTGATTTAAATACGGGTACTAAATTAGGATTTATTAAAGATTTAAAAATAGATTGTGAAAAATATAAAGTTGAATCAATACTTTTACCAAGTCAAAGCCAGTCTTGGTTTGGTAAAAGTAAAGATATAGAAATACCTTGGGAAAGCATAAGAAAAATTGGTGTGGATGTAATATTAGTTGATATAGATAGAGAAGTCTTAGGAGAGGAGGAGTAG
- the sigG gene encoding RNA polymerase sporulation sigma factor SigG, with product MMINKVEICGVNTAKLPVLKGKEVKELLIKMKDGDNESREKFIRGNLRLVLSVIQRFNNRGENVDDLFQVGCIGLIKSIDNFDLSQNVKFSTYAVPMIIGEIRRYLRDNNSIRVSRSLRDIAYKALQVRDRLIAKNNKEPTISQISEELKIPREEVVFALDAIQDPVSLFEPIYHDGGDAIYVMDQISDNKNYDESWLEDISIKEAMKKLNSREKLILSLRFFDGRTQMEVADEIGISQAQVSRLEKTALKHMRKYV from the coding sequence ATGATGATCAATAAAGTAGAAATTTGCGGAGTAAATACGGCTAAATTACCAGTACTTAAAGGGAAAGAAGTAAAAGAATTACTAATTAAAATGAAAGACGGTGATAATGAATCAAGGGAAAAATTCATAAGAGGAAATTTAAGATTAGTTTTAAGTGTAATTCAAAGATTCAATAATAGGGGAGAAAATGTAGATGACCTATTTCAAGTAGGATGTATAGGTCTTATAAAATCTATAGATAATTTTGACTTAAGTCAAAATGTAAAATTTTCTACTTATGCAGTGCCAATGATAATTGGCGAGATAAGAAGATATTTAAGAGATAATAATTCTATAAGAGTTAGTAGGTCTTTAAGGGATATTGCATATAAAGCTTTACAGGTTAGGGATAGATTAATTGCAAAAAATAATAAGGAGCCAACAATAAGTCAAATATCTGAAGAATTAAAAATACCAAGAGAAGAAGTTGTATTTGCACTAGATGCTATTCAAGATCCTGTATCTTTATTCGAACCTATATATCATGATGGTGGAGATGCCATATATGTAATGGATCAGATTAGTGATAATAAAAATTATGATGAAAGCTGGCTTGAAGATATATCAATAAAAGAAGCTATGAAAAAGCTAAATAGTAGAGAAAAATTAATTCTCTCTTTAAGGTTTTTTGACGGCAGAACTCAAATGGAAGTTGCAGATGAAATAGGTATTTCTCAGGCTCAAGTTTCGAGACTTGAAAAGACTGCCTTAAAACATATGAGAAAGTATGTTTAA
- the sigE gene encoding RNA polymerase sporulation sigma factor SigE — MLKIKILLNHLITKFKFWARKVYYIGGNDALPPPLTKSEEDQLVNKLFLGDESVRSILIERNLRLVVYIARKFENTGINIEDLISVGTIGLIKAVNTFDPSKNIKLATYASRCIENEILMYLRRNSKIKAEISFYEPLNIDWDGNELLLSDILGTDTDEVYEYIEDEIDKQLLLLAMKRLNNREKEIVKMRFGLNGKKEKTQKEVADLLGISQSYISRLEKRIIRKLKKKLAG, encoded by the coding sequence ATGTTAAAGATAAAAATTCTATTAAATCATTTAATAACTAAATTTAAATTTTGGGCTAGGAAAGTTTATTACATAGGGGGAAATGATGCACTACCTCCACCTCTTACTAAAAGTGAGGAGGATCAATTAGTAAACAAATTATTCTTAGGTGATGAAAGTGTAAGAAGCATATTAATTGAGAGAAATTTAAGATTAGTAGTGTATATAGCAAGGAAGTTTGAAAATACAGGTATAAATATTGAGGATTTAATTTCAGTTGGTACTATAGGGCTTATAAAAGCAGTAAATACTTTTGATCCAAGTAAAAATATAAAATTAGCTACTTATGCTTCAAGGTGTATAGAAAATGAGATATTAATGTATTTAAGAAGAAATAGTAAAATAAAAGCTGAAATATCTTTTTATGAGCCATTAAACATCGACTGGGATGGAAATGAATTATTATTATCAGATATACTTGGTACAGATACTGATGAAGTGTATGAATATATTGAAGATGAAATTGATAAACAACTGTTGCTACTAGCTATGAAAAGACTTAATAATAGAGAAAAGGAAATAGTGAAAATGAGATTTGGTCTTAATGGAAAGAAAGAAAAAACTCAAAAAGAAGTAGCTGATTTACTTGGGATATCTCAGTCCTATATCTCAAGACTGGAAAAAAGGATTATTAGAAAACTAAAAAAGAAATTAGCAGGATGA